The genomic region GACAGATAATCATACAGTAAATGTTTACCCATAGTATTTTGGTAAAATCTGTGCGTCGTGTTCAGATAAGCTGGTTCCATGCGAATGCGAACGACCTGAGCCACTGATCAGCAGTTTCTGCATAAGCGTTGTTAAAGCAGTTTGAGAAGAAAGAGGCTCCAGATAGCCGCAGTTGGCGGACTCACACTCGTCGGGCTCGCCCAGACAGCTGGCATTTTCGACGCGGCGATCCGTTACTGACCCGTACGGAAAGCCATCCTCCTAGTCGGTACTGTGTGACGAATCGGTTCGGTGTTCGCGGGCAATTCACCACGATCGCCTATCAACAGTCATCTCCACTGATCCCGTCCGTATCAGACTGCTAGAAAACCTTCCGACGCGACATATGGAGGCAAAAGCGTTAATCCGAGCTACGCAAAGCGGTACCACATGACTCACGCTTCGATACGCGACGTGGTCGACACCCTCGACCCGAACGAACTCCAGCACAGCGACGTGCTCAATGCAGGGCCATTCACCGTTGAGGTGGGCACGTATCCCGCAGACAGTGCTGCCCCGAAGAACCCCCACAATGAAGAGGAACTGTACTACATCCTTTCGGGGGTAGGCAAGCTCCGCGTTGGTGACGACACTCACAACATCGAGGCGGGAGACCTCGTCTACGTGGAACCCCAACTTGAGCACGACTTTTTCGAGATCTCCGAGGATATTACCGTCCTGATTATCCTGGGGCCGTCGACGAACCCCTCCTCGTACGGTATCCGTGAGCAAAACGCCTGACTCGGATCGCGTTCACGTACAACACCACGCTCGGAAAGCCGACCGCGTCGCAATACACTTCGTCGAACCCATGACTCACGATCGAATCCACGCGCGAAAGCCGACACACAATATCGAACGGTGGTCTGTCGGGACCATCGAACACATTGCTGAACGGGATGGACACTGCGTGTTCGAGGTACAGACAGAGCAGGGAGAGACGGTTGAGCTTACCGTGACAGTCGCTATTCGGGAGCTAGTACTGTCCAGGTTAGACCGTGAGCACAGTGAGTCGCCCGTCGGTGCCCGAGTCTGGTACCGAATGCACGGAGGCTAGCACGTCAGCACCGATCACCGACGGCCGCCTAATGCAGCAATGATCACTGACAGCCAGCTAATTACGCCGCTGTTCTCTCGCACTATTCACCGAAGAGATTCCCAACAACGCCGGGCTTTCGCCCCTCCGATCAGGTTGGGTTCGAGTTTGCCGGTTGACGCCTGGCTGGCCGCTCGTGTCGGTCAGTTGTGGATGCCCATTGCAGCAATCTGCTCTTGGTATCGATTTCGAATAGTGACCTCCGTTACCTGAGCGACTTCGGCGACTTCTCGCTGGGTCTTTTTCTTATTACAGAGGAGTGCAGCCGCGTAGATGGCTGCGGCGGCGTATCCTGTCGGTGATTTGCCCGACAGCAACCCTTTCTCGGCCGTCGTGTCGATAATTTCGGTGGCTTTCAATTGGACTTCTTCGGGCAGTTCGAGTCCAGAACAGAATCGGGGGACGTATTTTTTGGGATCGACAGGCTGCATCTCCAGACTGAGTTCCTTCGAGATGTATCGGTACGTGCGGCCGATTTCCATTCGATCAACCCGTGAGACGGCCGCAATTTCATCCAGCGACCGTGGAATTCCTTCCATCCGACAGGCCGCATACAACGTACTCGTGGCCACACCCTCAATTGACCGTCCTCGGATAAGGTCTTCCTCAAGTGCCCGTCGGTAGAGGACACTTGCAACCTCGCGGACAGAACGGGGCACGCCCAGCGCAGAGGCCATCCGGTCCGTTTCAGAGAGCGCAAACTGGAGGTTTCGCTCGCCAGCATCTTTGGTTCGGATCCGCTCTTGCCATTTCCGCAGCCGGTTCATCTGGCTGCGTTTTTCCGAGGAAAGAGACCGTCCGTAGGCGTCCTGGTTTTTCCAGTCGATCGTCGTCGTCAGACCCTTGTCATGCATTGTCTGGGTCGTCGGCGCACCAACGCGTGATTTGGAGTCACGCTCGGCTGCATTGAACGCCCGCCATTCCGGCCCTCGATCGATCGTCTCCTCTTCCAAAATCAGTCCACAGTCCTCACAGCTAATTTCGCTCTCATCTGTACTTATCGTCAGCGTCGTTGAGTCACATTCCGGACAGGACTGAACGCCTTCTTTCCCAGTGGTTTCGTGCTCTGTTCCAGTATCGCGTTCTTTCTGTCGGGACAGGCGTTCCATTACAGAAGGTGAATTGCTCTACCGGGTTAAGCACTGGGTGTACTGCGACATCTTCCCCGCCGGGAACGGAGAGGGAGCTTCGCCCCCTCAAGCAGTCGGGCGTAGCCCGACGCAGCGATAACGTCTCCGCCTGTACTGCACGGATAGCTCCCTGTTCCTCTATGGGGGAGATCCCAACGGACTCGGAGATCCCAATCTGGTCACACCACCAGCGAGTTCGGTAGCCAAATTTCGGTGAATCGCGTTAGAGATCCTCTGGCTCTTCGATCAGTTCCTTCAACCGTTGAATGAACCGAGTTGCCGGTGCGCCATCGACGACGTCGTGGTCGAACGTCGCCGTAAGCGACAGGTACTCGCGGGGTTCGATCTCGCCGTTGATGATCCCCGGCTTTTCGCCGATTCCGCCAACCGTAAGCTGGAGGGTGTAGTTTGTCGGTGTGATTCCCCATCCAGTTCCGGTTCCGAACATCCCGACTGAACTCACCGCGACAGTGCCTGCGATACGTTTCCAGTGGCGAGGATCCCATTGCGGGAGTCGAAAGAACAGTCGACGTACAGGACCGGGCAGGCGGAGGGCCAGGGAGGCCAACCCTGGCTGCTGTCGTTCGCTTGGATCCGTCTGGACTGTCCGAATCTCGTCGTGAATCGTCTGCAGTGACTGCCGATTCGCCGCTCTAATGACGTGTGGAACGCCGGTTCGGCCCCCACCGATTTCAACCTCGATGAGGACCATCACGTCAACGTCATCGAATCGGACGATCCGTCCTCGCCAGTCACGGTAGGCGTTGATGTGGCGATGATCTTCGAGGGCTCGGGCCAGAGAATGGACGAGAAACGCGGTAAACGAGAGGTCCTCACCCGTCCGCTCCTCTCGGTCGTGAATGCGCCGGCGGGCTTCGGTGACGTCGAACTCGACGAGTCCGTGAATGACGCTTCGCCGGCCGGCCATACGCATCGCGTCGACGGTTCC from Halobacteria archaeon AArc-dxtr1 harbors:
- a CDS encoding cupin domain-containing protein; amino-acid sequence: MTHASIRDVVDTLDPNELQHSDVLNAGPFTVEVGTYPADSAAPKNPHNEEELYYILSGVGKLRVGDDTHNIEAGDLVYVEPQLEHDFFEISEDITVLIILGPSTNPSSYGIREQNA
- a CDS encoding transcription initiation factor IIB — protein: MERLSRQKERDTGTEHETTGKEGVQSCPECDSTTLTISTDESEISCEDCGLILEEETIDRGPEWRAFNAAERDSKSRVGAPTTQTMHDKGLTTTIDWKNQDAYGRSLSSEKRSQMNRLRKWQERIRTKDAGERNLQFALSETDRMASALGVPRSVREVASVLYRRALEEDLIRGRSIEGVATSTLYAACRMEGIPRSLDEIAAVSRVDRMEIGRTYRYISKELSLEMQPVDPKKYVPRFCSGLELPEEVQLKATEIIDTTAEKGLLSGKSPTGYAAAAIYAAALLCNKKKTQREVAEVAQVTEVTIRNRYQEQIAAMGIHN
- a CDS encoding 2-oxo acid dehydrogenase subunit E2, which encodes MSEQRDTIEPFPRQRRGTVDAMRMAGRRSVIHGLVEFDVTEARRRIHDREERTGEDLSFTAFLVHSLARALEDHRHINAYRDWRGRIVRFDDVDVMVLIEVEIGGGRTGVPHVIRAANRQSLQTIHDEIRTVQTDPSERQQPGLASLALRLPGPVRRLFFRLPQWDPRHWKRIAGTVAVSSVGMFGTGTGWGITPTNYTLQLTVGGIGEKPGIINGEIEPREYLSLTATFDHDVVDGAPATRFIQRLKELIEEPEDL